The genomic segment TGGCTGAAACCAATGTGTGTAATGTGTTGCGCCTTTAGACATTGCCCAATCTTTCATACTCACTGCAACTTGGTCTGCAATTTTACGATCTATTTTTGTACCATGTTCAATCGCATTCATTACACTATCATAAGCAGAACGTGTAAGATATTGTTGCATCGCATGTTTATTAAACACGTTTTTTCCGAATAAAGACGACCTTTTTTCGGTTTGAAGTACCTTTAAAGGACTTCTATTACTGGTTTCTTGTAAAGCATTAAATCTAATCCTTGACATATTATTAATTTTTGCTGTTTATTTTTACTTATAATCAAATATACCCCTGTAAAAATTAGGGATAAAATTATTTTTAAGCAAAAATAAACATTTAACCCCTTATTTTTTTGATATCTATAGAAAAAATTTCATTTTTGCAGTGTTAACATCACACATTCAATTATTTATTATGGCAAAAATTAAATTAGAATACATTTGGCTCGATGGTCATTTCCCAACTCAAAACATGAGAAGTAAAACCAAAGTCGAAGAACATGAAAACTTTAAAGGAACAATTGAAGAATTAGGTAATTGGTCGTTTGACGGTAGTTCTACAGAACAAGCTTCTGGTGGCGCTTCTGATTGTATATTAAAACCAGTTGCAATTTATAAAGATCCTGCAAGAAGAAATGGTTTTTTAGTGATGTCTGAAGTTTTAAGTGCAGATGGCACACCTCACCCAACAAATCATAGAGCAAAAATAGATGATGATGATGGAGATTTCTGGTTTGGTTTCGAACAAGAGTATTTTTTAATGGATGCAAAAACAGATTTACCATTAGGTTTCCCTCGTGGTGGATTTCCTGGCCCACAAGGACAATATTACTGTTCTGTAGGAGGAAGATATACTTGGGGTAGAGATTTTGTTGAAGAACATGCAGATTTATGTATAGATGCTGGTTTAAACTTCGAAGGAATTAACCAAGAAGTTGCTCCAGGACAATGGGAGTTTCAATTATTTGCTCAAGGTGCTAAAAAAGCAGGTGATGAAATTTGGGTAGCACGTTATTTACTAGATCGTTTAACTGAAAAATACGGTTACTATATTGAGTATCACCCAAAACCTGTAAAAGGAGACTGGAATGGTTCTGGAATGCATGCTAATTTCTCTAACACTACTTTAAGAACTTGTGGTTCTGAAGAAACTTATAACAAAATATGTGAAGCATTTAGACCAGTTACTGATGAACACATGGATGTTTATGGAGAGTTTAACGACGAACGCTTAACAGGCTTACACGAAACAGCTCATGTTTCTGATTTTTCTTATGGTGTTTCAGATAGAGGAGCTTCTATTAGAATTCCTATTATTACAGTAGAAAAAGGTTGGAAAGGCTGGCTAGAAGACAGAAGACCTGCTTCTAATGGAGATCCATATAAAATTGCTGGTAGAATTATTAAGACTGTAAAGTCTGCTAATATTAGCTAGAAAGTATTATATAAAAATTGAAAAGCTCGCAAGTTAAATTTGCGAGCTTTTTTATGCTTTAATAAAGTGTTTTTTTTTTAAATTGTTGTTTTAAAAACTAAATAAATAAAAAGTCCATATCCTAAAAATAGAAAGACGCCTTTAAACCTACTTAAAACAAATTTCTTTGGCATAAAAACCAAAGGAAGTAAAACCACTGCAAAGCCTAACATCCAAAAAATATCTCTCGATAATATTTGAGGTTCTGTAATTGGTATTTCTTTTATAAGAGCAGTAAATCCTAAAACAGATGCAATATTAAAGATATTAGAGCCAATTAAATTCCCTAAAGAAATTGCTTTTTCTCCTTTTATCGCTGCAATTATAGATGCTGCTAATTCTGGCACACTGGTTCCAATAGCAATCATCGTAATAGATATTACTCCTTCACTTACCCCCATATTTTGTGCAATATCTTTAGCGCCAGCAACTAATAAATCCGAACCAAAATACAAGGCAACACCTCCAATAATTAACCAAATAAATATTTTTCCATAGCCTATTTCTGCCAAAGCATCATCTACTTCATCCAAAGAAACCTCTTCTTTTCTTGCTTTACGTATTAAAATTATTAAGAAAACACATAAACTTGCTAAAAGAATTAAACCCTCTATAAACGTTAAAACATTATCATTATATAAAAAGTAATAGAGAATTAAAGAAAATAACATCATTGCTGGCCAATTTAGCTTGTAAAAATCTTTACTAACTATAATGGGACCAATAATCGCAGTAATTCCTAACACCAAACCAATATTTGCAATATTAGAACCAATTACATTATTTATAGATATGGCTGGAGAACCATCTAAAGCAGCTTGTAAGCTTACCAAAAGTTCTGGTGCAGAAGTCGCAAAAGAAACGACTGTCATACCAATAACCATTTTAGAGATGTTTAATTTGAATGACAAACCTATTGAAGATCTTACCAAAAAC from the Polaribacter cellanae genome contains:
- a CDS encoding calcium/sodium antiporter, whose translation is MSIFYVVIGLVLLVLGGEFLVRSSIGLSFKLNISKMVIGMTVVSFATSAPELLVSLQAALDGSPAISINNVIGSNIANIGLVLGITAIIGPIIVSKDFYKLNWPAMMLFSLILYYFLYNDNVLTFIEGLILLASLCVFLIILIRKARKEEVSLDEVDDALAEIGYGKIFIWLIIGGVALYFGSDLLVAGAKDIAQNMGVSEGVISITMIAIGTSVPELAASIIAAIKGEKAISLGNLIGSNIFNIASVLGFTALIKEIPITEPQILSRDIFWMLGFAVVLLPLVFMPKKFVLSRFKGVFLFLGYGLFIYLVFKTTI
- a CDS encoding glutamine synthetase beta-grasp domain-containing protein translates to MAKIKLEYIWLDGHFPTQNMRSKTKVEEHENFKGTIEELGNWSFDGSSTEQASGGASDCILKPVAIYKDPARRNGFLVMSEVLSADGTPHPTNHRAKIDDDDGDFWFGFEQEYFLMDAKTDLPLGFPRGGFPGPQGQYYCSVGGRYTWGRDFVEEHADLCIDAGLNFEGINQEVAPGQWEFQLFAQGAKKAGDEIWVARYLLDRLTEKYGYYIEYHPKPVKGDWNGSGMHANFSNTTLRTCGSEETYNKICEAFRPVTDEHMDVYGEFNDERLTGLHETAHVSDFSYGVSDRGASIRIPIITVEKGWKGWLEDRRPASNGDPYKIAGRIIKTVKSANIS